TTATTTGCCAAAAATTATGTAGCTTAACTGGTTGATATTCATCCCCTTATTAATATGCTAAAATAAACGACAACTAGAACTAATTCTAACAGTTGCCAACAATCATGTAACTTAATTGATTGGTACTCATTCTCTGcggtaactatcaaattatcaaaacaaaacaaaatagttaTTACAGCCGTCCTAAGTTCTTGTTCCTCCTCTAGCGTTCATCTTTGACATTAAGTTCTTGAGATGATCATAACGGCTATATTGGTAATCAATCAAGACACAGAGCTGCCTTATGGCCTCCCTCTTCTCCTCCCCTAAACTCAACAATTCCTCATCCTTCTCTTTAATACTCTTCTCCAATTCCCCCACCTTCTTTTCAAGTTGGCTAATGGCTTTCTTCAGATTCAGCTTTTCCTCTGCTTCCTTGTTTTCCTTTGCTTCCAAATTCCAAACCTTCTCTCTTAACAAGACTTCCTGTTCTACCCTGTCATCAAGTTGGGCAACTAAACAATCTGTATAAACCTTCAGTgctttcatttctttatttctctctGTCACCCATTCCTTTGCATGCTGAAGCTCATTTGACATCTTGTTAATACGATTAAGAACATTGACGTTGTCCACCTCAAGCTTATTGACCACCAGGTCTGATATACTCAATGTATTGTGTGCTGCTTCCACTATAGCCCTCATCTTTGTTATCTCAGCTCCATAAGTTGCAGTCTTGGCTTCAAGCACTCTAATCTCTTGCTCATACTTCTCTTTTGTCATCCTGTAGTTGTCTTTGTTTTCACTGTGTAGATGTTCTATGACCAGGACTCTTTGGCACAACAGACGGATATTATCCTCAATATTATTGCGGACCTTTTCTGCTAGTTCTTCTATCTTCCTTTCTGCAAAGTGTAgacttttcttgtttttagtGATTTCCTGTTCTTTCAAAGTTCTCTTCTCATCTCCAAACTTGCTTATTAATTCGTAGTTTTGACTTTCTACAAGGGTCAGTCTTTGACATGATTCTTGTTTATCTCTCTCAATTTGTAACTCCAACTGGCTTTTCTGAGTCTGCAAAGAATCCAAATCCTGTTGCAGATTGTTAATTTGTGCTGATAAGGTCATAAATTGAGTGGAGGCTtcattctctttaattttatatttcttttgaagAGCAGAAATCACGTGTCCCCTCTCTGTCAATGCACTCTCCAATTCAAGATTTCTAGCATGCAGCCCTTCCTTTTCCTCTATCAAGTCTGCAATTTTCAGTGAAGAATAGTTCTCACTGTCTTTGAGTTTCTCCAGGAGGCTAGCTACTTCATCTCCTTTGTCTTTTAACAAAAACTCAAGTTGCAAAATCCGGGCATGCAATCCAATATTTGTCTCTTTTAGCTGTGTAGCTTCAGTTGTTTTGCTTTGAATATGTGCTTTCATATTTCTTTTCTGGTCATGCAAGGATTCAACTTCAAATTTCAAGCCAGTTAACTGACTCTTTAACTCCCTTATCCTACCTGATGCTTGAGTTTTACGCGCCTCATGCTCCTTTACAATAGCCAGAAGTTCCCTTTCTCTTTGATCAGCTTCAACCCTCagatttttgttgattttctcAGCTTCTTGAATTTTGCGCATTGCTGCCATGTGATCTGAATTTAAATATTCCTTTTTTCCTTCAGTAGAGGACAACTTATGATTTGGATCAGCACTTTCAAATTCTTCAGTTTCAAGTGCTTGCACGATGCTGCCTGCCAGCTCCTGATTTTCATTCTCCAATTTGCCATTATTACCATCTATTTCGTCTGAGGAATAATATTCCGAGTCCGAGCTTGAAGGAGACAAAGgaaaatttttctcttctcctccATGAATTCCTGTATCCAAGTCTCTTCTAAGATGATCATACATGGCATAGAGTGATTTGTACCTTTTGTAAAAGTTCTCGACGAGTCCAACAAGTTCTGACTCTTTCTTTGGATCTTTTGTGATTCCATCTTTTCTCCATTCATTTTCATCCTTGACAAGCTTCAAGATTCTTGTCACATAATTTTCAGTTTCTGCAAATTACAGAAACAAATCCAGAATGCtgacatagaaaaaaaataataataaaattactttttccCCCTTCGTAAGGGGAGAGAACTAAATTAAAAGTCTAAAGGAATTGAAGCTTTTGTAAGTAGCAAAAGTGATATGATTTACAACAAACTTGTTAGTACTTTTTAGTTAGGTTATTGCCTAGTAGTATATCATTAGAGAGCATTCTTTAACCTTCAAACCCTATAACTGCTAATACAATTGTTCAAGATTAAGTTCATTTAGAAGAGAGAGTTGCACCTGTTTTAGTCTGATCTAGTTCTCTGGCTTTTTCTGGATCAACTTCAACATGATACTCCAAAAACTTTGTCAACTCCTCCATCTCTAGTTTAGGTTTCTCAGCAAACCTACACATAAAGAGGTACTTGTCAAGATGAAGCAATTATCAAGCAAAACAGGCTAGAGATctggggaaaaaagaaaaaaaaaaaaacccaaatcatgGGAAACCAGATTCTGCACACGCAATAATTTGACAATTGGTTACTAAGCAAAGACTCTAGCTGCTTGCCTAACAACTTTTAATTAGCCCATTTAATTATTAAAGGAACAAATACATTAAGTGCACAAGTGATCAAATTAAcccaaatttaataattttttgagatagGTAGATAATAGTAGAGGAGGGAGATGTGATTTGAAGTTTCAAATCACAAATATTGAACACCATAAAGAATGTCATTACCACCTcaatcctttatttatttatttatttttgaaaaaaactaaaaaataaaacaaggaCAGTTCAACATATCAGTTGGAAATATACTACATCAttgagggaacaaaaaaaaaaagaagaagaaggaagctTGCCTGCCCATTTGTAATGAGCAACTTTACTTATTCTCTCCAATGTATTAACACACTACTGAGTTTCCAagcattatttatatattatcatttaCCATACAAAAATAGGTAGCATTCATTGGTAGTAAACACATTTTATCCCAAAGAATTCTGTTGGAAATTTAATTAGCGGGGGCCAAAATTAGCTTAATAtcaaatatcaagaaaaaaaacGTGGGATCTTCCAGAATTGAacctaaaatctcaaaaaaaaaataaaaaaaaataaaaaataactaaatttactAAACTATAAATACTCAAAGTTCTTATTTTCCTAATTGATTGCTTAAATAAAAGGAAGGAAATGTTTTAGGAGTTATAATGTTGCTGTTCAGGTGCGCTTTAGAAAATTCCAAGAAGCCatagaaatttgaatttaatgttGTTTTACTTTTAGGATTTCAAATTATGAATATCTGAATGACTTAATTAAGTGGATCATTTCatgatttaacaaaataaatataaaaaataaattagttacCTGTGAATTGAACACAATTTTTCTCCCAGATGAATCTGAACATACAGTggaataaattaacaaaaaaaaagtattttcaagcaaaaaaaggaaaatagagaaaaaattatagtgattttttttttttttttgggacaggATTATAGTGACTATTCCAATTTTGTTGTAGTACTTGTCCTTTGAATACCCTTAGGTTCGGCATTATTACCGCAGAAACCACCAAGTAAGCATCTCATTGTTCTAGCTGTCTCAGGAACAAAAAACGCCATACATTCTTATCCTAGTTAATCCTAAAATGTTATTCGTACTGGTTGATTAAATGACACttgttcctccaaaaaaaaaaaaaaaatgacacttGCACCATTCCTCGCCTTTTTCGATCTCTTACACAGAGACAAGGACGTCGCTGTAGGAGGAATCCACACATGTTGTGAGACGAGCCTCATAAGACtatcttataaaatattattttaaaaaaaaattaaagagtcatttatgggaaaaaaaatctgtttaGAATtagtctttctttatttatttttgctgaacGATTCTCACAGTTTCAATTTtatccttttatatatttatatatatgtacatatattTAAGTGTATTCATTTCATCCTTCACTTCAATTCTTGAAAAATCAAGGTCCTTAATTATTAACGTGTTAATTTGACAGCCTATTCGagagaaagtttttttttaagagatagtttcaacttatggtgtcCGCTCttaataataactctttattattagaacAAGACACCAATCGGCTTTTTGGTATAAACGGGGATTGAactctagatctcttattcaaccatcagagactttaccagttgagttaactaaaaCCCATTGTTCGAGAGAAAGTAATGATCCTATCAaataatatttaagttttgtttatTGGGTTAAAAAATTCACGGCCACAAACAGGTGGATAAAGAGAgtaggaaaattttaaagaggaaaaatatataCCCAACAACACTTAGAAAACTTAACTACTTTTCAAGGATAAAAAGGTAATTACGTTTCATATAAATAGACGACTACCGTTTAAGTTCTTCCTAAATTGTTTTGTCAAACACAAACAGTTGAACTCTCATTTTTTAACGTACTAGTGTTAGTGGCACATGCTTGGCACTTGCAAGGCAAGTGCTTGGtttatttaatgatttaatCTGATTAACATCATTAAACactaattaaaaagaaattcatcagttttccaaaaatatctaagattcaccaaaatacaaaacattTATACAGTTCTTTTAGTACATATAACATTTCAATCAAATTACACTGAATACattaaagaacaaaatgaaacaCTAATTTTACAAAACCATCCTTATCGCCTATGACCAAGCCCTCTCCCGCAAAGATTTTAGACTTGCCAACAATCAAGAAAGCATGAAAACAACCCACAATCAAAATATAATCAGAAACATAAAACCCAATCAATTCCTTTCAAATCACCAAAACTTGACCACCCATATCAAAACCCGAAGGAATCATCCCAAAATCCAACCCTAAATCTTTATCATCATAACTTCTCATTCTTCTATAAGTGAATGTCATGATTTCTTAGCGCAATTGACTTTCAAGTTAgattaaaataacaataacatgAGCAAGAGAAACAACATGACTacatataacaaattaaaacaaaccagaaagaaagaaaattataatCCACATGCAAGATTAACCCATGTGGAGAAGTTACATCTAAATGAGATAAATATACTTTAAATAACGATAAATATAGTGGTGTTCATGAATGAgctaaaccaaaacaaaatctgcatctttctttctctccaaccttttttctttttcttttttcttctctttctctctctcgtGATGGAAGCAATTGACTCATGGctaactctctcttttttttcttagttcttatctctctctgtttctctccaTTACCATGTTGTGTCTTGGGTTTGTGTCCATCAGCAGAGTACTTGGCTGTCAAACACATCAGACAAAAAGATAAGATAAGAAAGATAAAGCCAAGTGACAAAAACTACcccacactttttcactcttcagattaaaagtttttaaagATAGAAGCGTAAATCTATCTTTACACAACAAACAAACTTGAAATGAAATCTCCACTTTTGCCATTTTAACCCTTAGAATgtcattttgtcaaacacaagCAGCTCAACTGTCCTTTTTTATATAAagtatagatatagatattatAAGATAGAGTATTTGATTTAATGTAACCTTTCTTAGTATTCGATTATTGTAACCTTTCTTCTATTAAGCAAAGAGGAGGACCTAGCTAAGTGGGCCTCAATCACACACGTGAATGCGTAGGCCCACACTGAATCGAATCACGCCAAATTGGGCATGGGTGCAGGGGTTGGTGCGTTCAGGTTGGGCTTGTCCAATATAATAGTGTGtttgttcttcatgtttaatcatattatattatattatattatatataataaaagttaggcttAGAAGCCGTGGTTGCGCCACATAACTTCaccaaattgtaaaaattttattatatttttaaaaatatatataatatacatctctatcaattttttagataaatacaaaaatttaattgttgttatcttttatttaagttatatatgatttttaattaaagtgtgCATCTTGGGcaaattatttgttattattagaaTTTTGTCTACTACTTTACCACCTCTTTGGATAAAGTATGATGaacacaaaaacttaataatttaataatatatcaaTCTCTTCTTTGGATAGACTTCTCTTAAGGGAAAATAACACTTTGGATAGACACAAATGTCTAATAGTGTTTTACAACTAATCAATTATATTgaagataaaaaatatatatacgtttctaatatttttttgtatttattttttccttcacgtttttttgtttctaatattttcttttactttttctcttcACTT
The sequence above is drawn from the Quercus lobata isolate SW786 chromosome 12, ValleyOak3.0 Primary Assembly, whole genome shotgun sequence genome and encodes:
- the LOC115969960 gene encoding COP1-interactive protein 1-like, with product MEELTKFLEYHVEVDPEKARELDQTKTETENYVTRILKLVKDENEWRKDGITKDPKKESELVGLVENFYKRYKSLYAMYDHLRRDLDTGIHGGEEKNFPLSPSSSDSEYYSSDEIDGNNGKLENENQELAGSIVQALETEEFESADPNHKLSSTEGKKEYLNSDHMAAMRKIQEAEKINKNLRVEADQRERELLAIVKEHEARKTQASGRIRELKSQLTGLKFEVESLHDQKRNMKAHIQSKTTEATQLKETNIGLHARILQLEFLLKDKGDEVASLLEKLKDSENYSSLKIADLIEEKEGLHARNLELESALTERGHVISALQKKYKIKENEASTQFMTLSAQINNLQQDLDSLQTQKSQLELQIERDKQESCQRLTLVESQNYELISKFGDEKRTLKEQEITKNKKSLHFAERKIEELAEKVRNNIEDNIRLLCQRVLVIEHLHSENKDNYRMTKEKYEQEIRVLEAKTATYGAEITKMRAIVEAAHNTLSISDLVVNKLEVDNVNVLNRINKMSNELQHAKEWVTERNKEMKALKVYTDCLVAQLDDRVEQEVLLREKVWNLEAKENKEAEEKLNLKKAISQLEKKVGELEKSIKEKDEELLSLGEEKREAIRQLCVLIDYQYSRYDHLKNLMSKMNARGGTRT